Proteins from one Leptonema illini DSM 21528 genomic window:
- a CDS encoding zinc dependent phospholipase C family protein, whose translation MAAKITHLEIYRQSLVLLEHGNDADQKIASLLERDDLFRYGCAGAVSPDIFYYYHLLSAKKQKIGMNWGNRIHHGRVFELILAFLDRIRRDADEERRNKRLAFALGYISHCAADIVTHPYIFYITGNYYSPDRDEANRAQENHLRVENILDSYLVYERWGISPEKYNFLKYVDITEKYRRRKILDFDIWQMWVNALSVVYPDEFRTEYPGSLQTIREDDLINDAFSGFLKFNRIVDTRSKVVRGLLRTIDTVTFHRLKARNLILPPRHMIDDRYPNTHRKPWKFPADPDRISTESFNQLVHRAAEQSADWIRLARDFVAGKKSEKDFRPLIGYNLDTGTITDSTGMFAFEPIPEV comes from the coding sequence ATGGCCGCTAAGATCACGCACCTTGAGATCTACAGGCAGTCTCTGGTCCTTCTCGAGCACGGGAATGATGCCGATCAAAAGATAGCGTCGCTTCTTGAGCGCGATGACCTCTTTCGCTACGGATGTGCCGGAGCCGTTTCCCCCGATATCTTCTACTATTACCATTTGCTTTCTGCAAAGAAGCAGAAGATCGGCATGAATTGGGGCAACCGTATCCATCACGGCCGCGTCTTTGAGCTGATACTTGCATTTCTCGATCGTATACGGAGGGACGCGGACGAGGAACGACGCAACAAAAGGCTGGCCTTCGCGCTCGGCTACATTTCGCACTGTGCGGCCGATATCGTAACGCATCCGTATATCTTTTATATTACCGGCAACTACTATTCCCCCGATCGCGATGAGGCGAACCGGGCGCAGGAGAACCACCTGCGAGTCGAGAACATCCTCGATTCGTATCTGGTTTACGAGCGGTGGGGTATCTCGCCCGAAAAATACAACTTCCTGAAATACGTCGATATTACAGAAAAATACCGCAGACGCAAGATCCTGGATTTTGACATCTGGCAGATGTGGGTGAATGCGCTCTCTGTCGTTTATCCCGATGAATTTCGAACGGAGTATCCGGGATCATTGCAGACGATTCGAGAGGATGATCTGATCAACGACGCTTTTTCAGGGTTCTTGAAGTTTAATCGCATCGTCGATACACGATCGAAAGTCGTAAGAGGCCTGCTTCGAACGATCGATACTGTAACCTTTCATCGATTGAAGGCGCGGAACCTCATCCTGCCGCCGCGGCACATGATCGACGATCGTTATCCGAATACACACAGAAAGCCATGGAAATTTCCCGCTGATCCCGATCGTATATCGACGGAAAGCTTCAATCAGCTCGTGCATCGCGCAGCCGAACAATCGGCCGACTGGATCAGGCTGGCCCGAGACTTTGTCGCAGGTAAGAAATCTGAAAAGGATTTCAGACCGCTCATCGGTTACAATCTCGATACGGGAACGATCACCGATTCGACGGGTATGTTCGCCTTCGAGCCGATCCCTGAAGTTTAG
- the hisG gene encoding ATP phosphoribosyltransferase, whose product MENKPFTIALPAGRMSEESLEFFARIGFARFSGPSSRELSFFDETGTVRILLVRNQDVPLCLLHGGAEAGVCGRDVILEHRYDLTVPVALPFGQCRLSVAAPSTQADGLFRLPHIRVATKYPHLAYRWFHERGLSCEIIKMHGSIEVAPLMGIADCIVDLVSTGNTLRANGLVELETIQESTALLLVNRPAYALQNSRIMELIRKSRLAAV is encoded by the coding sequence GTGGAAAATAAGCCGTTCACGATTGCGCTGCCCGCCGGGCGCATGTCAGAAGAAAGCCTGGAGTTTTTTGCTCGTATCGGCTTTGCCCGTTTTTCGGGCCCGTCAAGCCGAGAGCTATCCTTTTTCGATGAAACCGGAACCGTGCGCATACTTCTTGTGCGCAACCAGGATGTTCCGCTCTGCCTGTTACACGGGGGCGCCGAGGCCGGCGTTTGCGGCCGTGACGTTATCCTCGAGCATCGTTACGATCTGACCGTTCCCGTCGCGTTGCCGTTCGGGCAATGCCGGCTTTCTGTCGCCGCACCATCCACTCAGGCGGATGGGCTTTTTCGGCTGCCGCATATTCGCGTGGCCACGAAATACCCGCACCTTGCTTATCGCTGGTTCCATGAAAGAGGACTCAGCTGCGAGATTATCAAGATGCACGGCTCGATTGAAGTAGCGCCGCTCATGGGAATCGCCGATTGTATCGTCGATCTTGTCAGCACCGGGAATACACTGCGGGCAAACGGTCTCGTCGAACTCGAAACGATCCAGGAATCGACTGCGTTGCTTCTCGTTAACAGGCCTGCGTATGCACTGCAGAATTCGCGTATCATGGAATTGATCCGTAAGTCGCGACTGGCCGCCGTTTAG
- a CDS encoding S1 RNA-binding domain-containing protein has protein sequence MAAATPFDKAQDDKVEFEKYLEESENEQLEMVRFSKGDLLDAVVLDANDRQVFLDIGQKQEGVCSRDEFEGTPEPGMRVTVVVMRGAGLEENTLVSHAEARRREAWNKIIEAHASSVPLTGVVKKELENRKGYIVDYGALDLFLPQSQVSARSRGAHLKSGEKIDFRILEVNDRRKSGIISRRVIQEEQDHEKWDQFTAAHQVGEDLEGEVVRIVSFGIFVRIDGIDGLVHQSDLSWKPNRPFRDLYKKGDKANVRILSIDVENRRLSLGIKQLSEDPWEWARRELHEGDVVEGTVTSITDYGAFVEVREGLEGLIHISELSWLNKLKHPKRYFNPGEKSKVCILTIDHDKRRIALSYRRTRPDPWTQIDSIAKAGDVRQGVVTSITKFGAFVELGEEVEGLIHFKDYSWDDHPDRKMLRKGQTVEFKILDVDRQHHRISCGIKQLTPGPYEALKQKYKKGQSIDGKITNITSFGVFVDIGEGFEGLVHVSHLPLRRDEKIEERYSVGDEVKTVLLKIDADEKRISLSIKDYDRRQQKELMSRYMVPENEGYSFGALLKNNLNQKNDEPDQ, from the coding sequence ATGGCGGCAGCGACTCCCTTTGACAAAGCACAGGACGATAAGGTAGAGTTTGAAAAGTATCTCGAAGAAAGCGAGAACGAACAACTCGAGATGGTCCGATTCAGCAAGGGGGATCTGCTTGATGCCGTTGTCCTTGATGCAAACGATCGCCAGGTCTTCCTCGATATCGGTCAGAAGCAGGAAGGCGTATGCTCGCGCGATGAATTCGAGGGCACGCCCGAACCGGGCATGCGCGTTACCGTCGTCGTTATGCGCGGCGCCGGCCTTGAAGAAAATACGCTCGTATCGCATGCCGAAGCGCGTCGCCGCGAAGCATGGAATAAAATCATAGAAGCTCATGCCAGCTCCGTTCCTCTTACCGGAGTTGTGAAAAAGGAGCTGGAGAATCGCAAGGGCTATATCGTCGACTACGGCGCCCTTGATCTCTTTCTGCCTCAGTCGCAGGTCAGCGCCCGTTCGCGCGGCGCTCATCTGAAAAGCGGCGAGAAGATCGACTTCCGTATCCTTGAAGTCAACGATCGCCGCAAATCGGGCATCATCAGCCGCCGCGTCATTCAAGAAGAACAGGACCACGAAAAATGGGATCAGTTCACCGCCGCCCATCAGGTCGGCGAAGATCTTGAAGGCGAGGTCGTACGCATCGTATCATTCGGTATATTCGTTCGCATCGACGGCATCGACGGACTCGTGCATCAGTCCGATCTGAGCTGGAAGCCGAACCGTCCTTTTCGCGATCTCTATAAAAAAGGCGATAAGGCCAACGTTCGAATTCTCTCGATCGATGTGGAAAACCGCCGTCTCTCGCTTGGTATCAAGCAGCTTTCTGAAGATCCCTGGGAGTGGGCAAGGCGAGAGCTTCATGAAGGCGATGTCGTGGAAGGTACGGTTACGAGCATCACCGACTATGGCGCCTTTGTCGAGGTTCGCGAAGGTCTGGAAGGGCTGATCCACATCTCTGAACTGTCCTGGCTGAATAAACTCAAGCATCCGAAGCGCTATTTCAATCCTGGCGAGAAATCGAAGGTCTGCATTCTCACCATAGATCATGATAAGCGTCGCATCGCTCTCAGTTACAGGCGCACGCGACCCGATCCATGGACGCAGATCGATTCGATCGCTAAGGCTGGCGATGTGCGTCAGGGAGTCGTAACAAGTATCACTAAATTCGGCGCCTTTGTGGAACTCGGCGAAGAAGTCGAAGGTCTGATTCATTTTAAAGACTACAGCTGGGACGATCATCCCGATCGCAAGATGTTGCGCAAAGGGCAGACGGTTGAATTCAAGATTCTGGACGTTGACCGACAGCACCACCGTATCTCCTGCGGAATTAAACAGCTCACTCCAGGCCCTTACGAGGCCCTGAAGCAGAAATACAAAAAGGGCCAGTCTATCGACGGCAAGATCACGAATATCACTTCGTTCGGCGTTTTTGTCGATATCGGCGAAGGGTTCGAGGGACTTGTTCATGTCTCTCATCTGCCGCTGCGCCGCGACGAGAAGATCGAAGAGCGTTATTCCGTCGGCGATGAGGTGAAGACCGTTCTTCTCAAGATCGATGCCGATGAAAAAAGGATATCGCTTTCGATTAAAGACTACGACCGTCGCCAGCAGAAAGAATTGATGAGCCGGTACATGGTGCCCGAGAACGAAGGCTACAGCTTCGGCGCTCTACTCAAGAATAACCTCAATCAGAAAAACGACGAGCCTGATCAATGA
- the cmk gene encoding (d)CMP kinase, whose translation MISSLKRVVIYGAGMMGASLAHALRHHAHFSGEIIAVVRSDRSAAALREKGLADTILVDVDPTTLAQYNPDFVVLGTPVLSLVEMLPLLRLDCPVTDMGSTRLAIERAARGTTLRFAGSHPMCGSENSGPEALVPDLFVNRLCIIINGIEEAVVDRDADLLDSIETFWKELGMHTFRLDATTHDRIVAGLSHGPHFLSSALAMTYLSDPLLLAKNEESPCAITGGGLRDMLRIAGSNPVMWRDILATNQRPIVDFLKSFRNELDTLIQNAERSDTDWVLTYQGRAHEVRDRIYGNARMGNGSSANLIPATHEASSSLVVGSENAKPRILSLDGPAGSGKSTVAGIIARRLGCLHADSGAIYRSLTYACMQLLGEQASPEEFGRVFLEQTPDPHGFALRVDYDNGKQLHYLNEEELGLKIRTPSVTARIRYIADHAQYRNRVNELLRELGAKTALIVDGRDIGTVVFPDTPFKFYLDAAVRTRAERRRKELIESGMEAPSLEELEKQIADRDEQDRNRKIGALQIPPGAILIDTSNIDRDMVVSGILAHLQEQF comes from the coding sequence ATGATTTCTTCTTTGAAGCGTGTCGTTATTTACGGAGCGGGCATGATGGGGGCGTCGCTTGCCCATGCGCTGCGCCATCATGCGCATTTTTCAGGAGAGATCATCGCTGTGGTGCGCAGCGATAGATCGGCCGCCGCTCTGCGCGAGAAAGGCCTTGCCGATACGATTCTTGTCGATGTCGATCCGACGACGCTTGCGCAGTATAACCCGGATTTTGTAGTTCTCGGAACGCCCGTGCTTTCGTTGGTGGAGATGCTTCCGCTACTGAGGCTTGACTGTCCGGTGACCGATATGGGATCGACGCGGCTGGCGATTGAGCGTGCGGCGCGCGGCACGACCCTTCGATTCGCAGGATCGCATCCGATGTGCGGTTCTGAGAACAGCGGGCCCGAGGCTCTGGTGCCCGACCTCTTTGTGAATCGGCTCTGCATAATTATAAACGGGATCGAAGAGGCCGTCGTCGATCGAGACGCTGATCTTCTGGATTCTATCGAAACATTCTGGAAAGAGCTGGGCATGCATACGTTCCGGCTCGATGCGACGACCCACGATCGTATTGTCGCCGGCTTGAGTCATGGTCCGCATTTTTTATCCAGCGCCCTTGCCATGACCTATCTCTCTGATCCGCTGCTTCTTGCAAAGAACGAAGAATCGCCCTGTGCCATCACGGGAGGCGGTCTGCGTGATATGCTGCGTATTGCCGGATCAAATCCCGTCATGTGGCGCGATATCCTTGCTACGAATCAACGTCCTATCGTTGATTTTCTGAAAAGCTTTCGAAACGAGCTCGATACGCTGATACAAAACGCCGAACGATCCGATACGGATTGGGTGTTGACGTATCAGGGCAGGGCGCATGAGGTACGTGATCGTATCTATGGCAATGCAAGGATGGGAAACGGGAGTTCGGCAAACCTGATTCCGGCAACGCATGAAGCCTCCTCCTCTCTGGTGGTGGGCTCCGAGAATGCTAAGCCCCGCATCCTGTCGCTGGACGGACCGGCAGGATCGGGCAAGAGTACGGTTGCCGGTATTATTGCCCGGAGGCTCGGATGTCTGCATGCCGATTCGGGAGCCATCTACAGATCTCTAACGTATGCTTGCATGCAGTTGCTCGGCGAGCAGGCATCGCCCGAGGAATTCGGCAGAGTCTTCCTTGAACAAACACCGGATCCGCACGGATTCGCTCTGCGAGTGGATTATGATAATGGAAAGCAGCTGCATTATCTGAATGAGGAAGAACTCGGACTAAAGATACGAACGCCTTCCGTTACGGCACGTATTCGGTATATCGCCGACCATGCGCAGTATCGAAATCGTGTGAACGAACTGCTGCGTGAGCTTGGTGCAAAGACGGCCCTTATCGTCGACGGCCGTGATATCGGAACCGTTGTGTTTCCTGATACGCCGTTCAAGTTTTATCTCGATGCTGCCGTGAGAACGAGGGCGGAGCGTCGTCGCAAAGAGCTGATTGAATCGGGCATGGAAGCTCCGTCTCTTGAAGAGCTTGAAAAACAGATCGCCGATCGAGATGAACAGGACCGAAACCGGAAAATCGGAGCCCTGCAAATACCGCCCGGGGCGATTCTAATTGACACTTCTAACATTGACCGGGATATGGTTGTATCGGGGATTCTTGCGCATCTGCAGGAGCAATTCTGA
- the pheA gene encoding prephenate dehydratase, whose protein sequence is MKDLSYYRQEIDGLDRDIVRMILRRADLAHEIGRVKRDRNETVYRPDREKEVYQNVQAIAESYYQENPDSTRFPAEALQSIYRELMSGTIYIEGGPIVAYMGPEGSFSHMATVQRFGSSVRSLPLPTITDVFRTLEAGGEATFGMVPVDNTTGGSVMTTLDAFLESGLKIYAEHFSRIQQHLLYHDEIALDDIRRIYSIRIGQEQCRDWLAAHLNLRDVEFVETNSTAAAARLAAERKDGAAIGSNLAAELYNLRIIARSIQDSTNNITRFWVIGNEQCKPTGDDKTSVIVGVHDRPGSLFSILDPFHMAGINLTKIESRITRRNYGEYNFYIDFQGHFEDPHIADILRKLEERSSFLKILGSYPAAKVL, encoded by the coding sequence ATGAAAGATCTTTCGTATTATCGTCAGGAGATCGACGGCCTGGATCGCGACATCGTGCGTATGATCCTGCGTCGCGCCGATCTGGCCCATGAGATCGGGCGCGTCAAGAGGGACCGGAACGAAACCGTGTACCGCCCCGATCGCGAGAAAGAGGTCTACCAGAACGTTCAGGCCATCGCAGAGAGCTATTATCAGGAAAATCCGGATTCGACGCGTTTTCCGGCCGAGGCTTTGCAGAGTATCTACAGAGAGCTGATGTCGGGAACGATCTATATCGAGGGCGGTCCGATCGTCGCCTATATGGGACCGGAAGGATCGTTCTCGCATATGGCGACGGTGCAGCGTTTCGGATCATCGGTTCGCTCGCTGCCGCTGCCCACGATCACCGACGTCTTTCGCACGCTGGAGGCCGGCGGCGAAGCGACGTTTGGTATGGTGCCTGTGGATAACACCACGGGCGGTTCGGTAATGACGACGCTGGACGCCTTTCTTGAATCGGGGTTGAAAATATATGCCGAACACTTCTCGAGAATTCAGCAGCATCTTCTCTATCATGATGAGATCGCTCTCGACGACATCCGGCGTATCTACTCGATTCGCATCGGGCAGGAACAATGCCGGGATTGGTTAGCCGCTCATCTGAATCTGCGAGATGTCGAGTTCGTCGAGACCAATTCGACCGCGGCCGCCGCTCGCCTTGCCGCCGAACGCAAAGACGGAGCCGCCATAGGGTCAAATCTTGCGGCCGAGCTGTATAACCTTCGCATCATTGCCCGCAGCATTCAGGATTCGACGAATAACATCACGCGCTTCTGGGTGATCGGTAACGAACAGTGCAAGCCGACGGGCGACGACAAGACGTCGGTCATCGTCGGAGTGCACGATCGTCCCGGTTCGCTTTTCTCGATTCTTGATCCGTTTCACATGGCCGGCATCAATCTGACGAAGATAGAGTCCCGCATCACGCGTCGCAATTACGGTGAGTATAACTTCTACATCGACTTTCAGGGACACTTTGAAGATCCGCATATTGCCGATATCCTGAGAAAGCTTGAAGAGAGATCTTCGTTTCTCAAGATTCTCGGTTCGTATCCGGCGGCGAAGGTGCTCTGA
- the scpB gene encoding SMC-Scp complex subunit ScpB produces MDFYRGLIEAVLFVSPEPISVTALARQCNLDRTNTRILVDSLVDDYTERGGGITLREVAGGYRFLTSEAYSGALSGVFADRRPERLSRSVIETLAIVAYRQPITLPEIEEVRGVNSRAMIATLLQKKLVKPQGYRPVPGRPTLYVTTRQFLMRFHLNTLADLPPLRDLKELPFGDADRIDDISLD; encoded by the coding sequence ATGGACTTCTATAGAGGTCTGATCGAGGCCGTGCTTTTCGTAAGCCCCGAGCCGATCTCTGTGACGGCGCTGGCCCGTCAGTGTAACCTGGACCGCACCAATACGCGCATCCTTGTCGATTCGCTCGTCGATGACTATACCGAGCGCGGAGGCGGGATTACCCTGCGTGAGGTAGCCGGCGGATACCGTTTTCTTACCTCTGAGGCCTATTCGGGCGCCCTTTCGGGTGTCTTTGCCGATCGCCGGCCCGAACGTCTGTCACGTTCGGTGATCGAGACGCTGGCCATCGTGGCGTATCGTCAGCCCATTACGCTGCCCGAGATCGAAGAGGTGCGCGGAGTGAACAGCAGGGCTATGATTGCGACCCTCTTACAGAAGAAGCTTGTGAAGCCGCAGGGCTATCGTCCCGTGCCGGGGCGTCCGACCCTTTATGTGACGACTCGTCAGTTCCTGATGCGTTTTCATCTGAATACGCTTGCCGATCTGCCGCCGTTGCGAGATCTCAAAGAACTGCCGTTCGGAGACGCCGACCGCATCGACGATATCTCTCTTGATTGA
- a CDS encoding IS5-like element ISLil3 family transposase: MSALRIKGKQDPKVPYRVLNWRDYNRGLVKRGDLCLWIEDGIEDRWYSVETPNRRGRRDKYSDAAIECVLVLKSLFGLPLRQTTGLLASLFKLSGLDLEVPDYSRISRRQGRLSPSIKLPKGIRSKPIHLVLDGTGLKVFGEGEWKVREHGAGKRRTWRKLHLAIDAGSGQILTALLTQRDTHDAEPAPDIIRSLVKQGYDIKDFRGDGAYDAHRVFLTCLQHGIKAIIPSREGAILSSEKYENAMDNTWPRDEIVKRIREIGKGGWKTESGYFKRSLVEMAIYRYKRTFGDRLSARNLENQRVEVTLRASMLNKMIKTAKPKSEKRIR, translated from the coding sequence ATGAGCGCATTGCGGATAAAGGGAAAGCAAGATCCAAAGGTTCCCTATCGAGTTCTGAACTGGAGAGATTACAACAGAGGGCTCGTTAAGCGAGGGGATCTCTGTCTCTGGATAGAGGATGGAATTGAGGATCGCTGGTATTCCGTGGAAACACCGAATCGCCGGGGAAGAAGAGATAAATACTCTGATGCTGCTATTGAATGTGTTCTCGTTTTGAAGAGTCTCTTCGGGCTGCCTCTACGGCAAACAACGGGGCTGCTGGCATCGCTTTTCAAGCTCTCCGGATTGGATCTGGAAGTACCGGATTACAGTCGAATCTCACGCAGACAGGGTCGGCTCTCCCCTTCTATCAAATTGCCGAAGGGAATCCGATCAAAACCAATTCATCTTGTACTCGACGGAACGGGGCTCAAGGTTTTCGGCGAAGGCGAATGGAAAGTTCGCGAGCACGGTGCGGGGAAACGAAGGACATGGCGCAAGCTTCATCTTGCCATTGATGCAGGTAGCGGACAGATACTGACTGCGTTACTAACCCAGCGTGATACTCACGATGCGGAGCCCGCACCCGATATCATTCGATCACTCGTAAAGCAAGGCTATGACATAAAGGATTTTCGCGGGGATGGAGCGTACGATGCTCATAGAGTGTTTCTGACATGCTTGCAGCATGGAATCAAAGCCATTATTCCAAGCAGGGAAGGAGCCATTCTATCAAGCGAAAAATACGAGAATGCCATGGATAATACCTGGCCACGCGATGAAATCGTGAAAAGAATTCGGGAAATCGGAAAAGGAGGTTGGAAGACAGAGAGCGGATATTTCAAACGATCACTTGTAGAAATGGCAATCTATCGCTACAAGCGAACGTTCGGTGACCGCCTGAGCGCTCGTAACCTTGAGAATCAGCGAGTAGAGGTCACATTGCGGGCCTCTATGCTTAATAAAATGATCAAGACGGCTAAACCGAAGTCAGAGAAGCGGATCAGGTAA
- a CDS encoding segregation and condensation protein A, which yields MEETNSEGQLTSDDVTDEEFIVRWVGPSGEEEGPLYVLWQLIESYRIDIFDISIHRITEDFLGFIDRARSLRMELASSFALMASRLVYYKSRALLPDPGFEEPENESRLPPELIEQLLEYRRFQLAAEAFREMEDLTAFMLTRPPVTEAAPAPAEEQILDVVDLVEAYLKLMRRIEKANEPEAFMEIVGEEMAVEDRMARIRELLAGADGFDFFDLFENLAVSRMLIVVTVLAILELARLRELVVVQNETFSEIRIFRRSAVVS from the coding sequence GTGGAAGAAACGAATTCAGAAGGACAGCTTACGTCCGACGACGTCACCGATGAAGAGTTTATCGTACGCTGGGTGGGCCCTTCCGGCGAGGAAGAAGGCCCGCTGTACGTGCTCTGGCAGCTCATTGAATCCTATCGCATCGACATCTTTGATATCTCCATTCATCGCATCACCGAGGATTTTCTTGGCTTTATAGACCGGGCCAGGTCCCTACGCATGGAGCTTGCCTCTTCTTTTGCACTGATGGCGTCACGCCTTGTTTATTACAAAAGCAGGGCGCTTCTGCCCGATCCCGGCTTCGAAGAGCCCGAAAACGAATCGCGTCTGCCGCCTGAGCTGATCGAGCAGCTGCTCGAATATCGCCGCTTCCAGCTTGCGGCCGAGGCCTTTCGCGAGATGGAAGACCTGACCGCCTTCATGCTGACAAGACCGCCGGTAACAGAAGCCGCTCCGGCGCCGGCCGAAGAGCAGATCCTTGACGTCGTAGATCTTGTCGAGGCCTACCTGAAACTGATGCGACGAATCGAGAAAGCGAACGAGCCCGAAGCCTTCATGGAAATCGTTGGCGAAGAGATGGCCGTCGAGGATCGCATGGCCCGCATTCGAGAGCTTCTTGCCGGAGCCGACGGATTCGATTTCTTCGATCTCTTCGAGAATCTTGCCGTCAGCCGGATGCTTATCGTCGTCACCGTGCTTGCGATTCTGGAGCTGGCGCGTTTGAGAGAGCTTGTCGTCGTTCAGAACGAAACCTTCTCTGAGATTCGTATCTTTCGTCGCTCGGCCGTCGTCAGCTAA
- a CDS encoding response regulator, translating to MARILVVDDAKFMRTLVKDALSSQGHVIVGEAENGNQAVTMYDSLKPDLVTMDITMREKDGLEAASEILKKDPNARIIMVTALGQEDLLARAIKMGVKDFVVKPFPPERLQQAAQKALS from the coding sequence ATGGCAAGAATCCTCGTAGTGGACGATGCAAAATTCATGAGAACGCTGGTCAAAGACGCCCTTTCGTCCCAGGGCCATGTGATTGTGGGCGAGGCGGAGAACGGCAATCAGGCGGTCACGATGTATGATTCGTTGAAACCTGATCTCGTAACCATGGACATCACCATGCGCGAAAAAGACGGTCTCGAAGCCGCCTCTGAGATCCTCAAAAAAGATCCGAATGCGCGTATTATCATGGTAACGGCTCTCGGGCAGGAAGATCTGCTGGCTCGAGCTATCAAAATGGGTGTGAAAGATTTCGTCGTGAAACCGTTCCCACCGGAAAGACTGCAGCAGGCCGCTCAAAAAGCCCTGTCCTGA
- the cheB gene encoding chemotaxis-specific protein-glutamate methyltransferase CheB: MSFRILLIDDSALSRRIVRDIAEELPGVSVIGEAVNGREGLEMMESLKPDLAILDVEMPVLDGIRVLEERRARRLETPVLMLSVLTREGADTTFRALELGALDFVPKPSAHMGFMVDQLQALLKQKISELIASRQTATVSIVEKRPIGPERRLQDFDLVLIGSSTGGPQCLHRIFRRLPAGFPLPICVVQHMPPVFTAAFASRLSSVSGVDVFEAEPGRELHAGQAVVARGGMHLAVKKNGKTLIVDLDESPPIHAHRPSIDFTVRSAQKALGGRILGIIMTGMGRDGVDGLRDLHTAGGHVLAQDEATSIIFGMNRRAIEEGVVDRVLSDSGIADYLLELR, encoded by the coding sequence ATGAGTTTCCGTATACTCCTGATAGACGACTCCGCCTTATCGCGACGGATTGTCCGGGACATAGCCGAAGAGCTACCCGGAGTATCGGTAATCGGCGAGGCGGTGAACGGTCGCGAAGGCCTCGAAATGATGGAGAGCCTGAAGCCCGATCTGGCCATCCTTGACGTCGAGATGCCCGTCCTTGACGGCATTCGCGTTCTGGAAGAAAGGAGGGCCCGACGGCTCGAAACGCCCGTTCTCATGCTTTCCGTTCTGACGCGAGAAGGCGCCGATACGACGTTTCGCGCCCTCGAACTCGGTGCCCTGGACTTTGTGCCGAAGCCTTCGGCCCATATGGGCTTCATGGTCGACCAGCTTCAGGCCCTCTTAAAGCAGAAAATCTCTGAACTCATCGCAAGTCGACAGACTGCTACCGTTTCTATCGTTGAGAAGCGGCCGATCGGTCCGGAGCGTCGATTGCAGGATTTTGACCTTGTTCTCATCGGAAGCTCGACGGGCGGACCTCAGTGCCTTCACCGCATCTTTCGCAGGCTACCTGCAGGCTTTCCTTTGCCGATCTGCGTCGTTCAGCATATGCCGCCCGTGTTTACCGCCGCCTTTGCTTCAAGACTTTCGTCGGTCTCAGGAGTCGACGTGTTTGAAGCCGAGCCGGGACGCGAGCTTCATGCAGGGCAGGCCGTTGTTGCCCGAGGCGGAATGCATCTTGCCGTAAAGAAGAACGGCAAGACCCTGATTGTCGATCTCGACGAAAGTCCGCCGATTCATGCCCATCGCCCGTCGATTGACTTCACCGTCCGGAGCGCCCAGAAAGCCCTCGGCGGCAGGATCCTCGGCATCATCATGACCGGAATGGGACGCGACGGAGTGGACGGCCTGCGTGATTTGCATACGGCCGGCGGCCACGTGCTTGCGCAGGATGAGGCGACCAGCATCATTTTTGGTATGAATCGTCGCGCAATTGAAGAAGGTGTGGTGGACCGGGTTCTTTCTGACAGTGGAATTGCCGATTATTTATTGGAGTTGCGGTAG